Proteins co-encoded in one Opitutus terrae PB90-1 genomic window:
- a CDS encoding TonB-dependent receptor plug domain-containing protein yields MNKPRFTRYVLASALTLALSSARIVAQTATPSDPTVNSEDDQPIVLSPFVVDASEDRGSYQATSTLAGSRVKTDLKDVASSISVITADFLKDTGARNSQDLLVYTTNTEVGGVYGNYGGVGNTFIDGANENANLVRPSNNNRVRGLDSADNTRDFFQTDIPWDSYNVGRVDLQRGPNSILFGIGSPAGIINSSLNLATFGKNGGSVENRISSFGSVRNSIDYNYVVLKDELALRLALLDDHTKYRQRPAFNRDQRAYLSGRWAPKFLNTGSSRTSVRFNYENGDIKANRPRALPPWDSITPYFDSTAINKKVYDPYYAWESQAIGYPSSEPQNAMEPKNYWVVQYMVPGTQATANPMFFYDMANSTTHAYVTQAGPTTYYGLSSNGDRDAGIDGFPYGSNIGIASFNEAAYNSWRTLGQAATPYPAADKGFYKRKSLVDESIFNFYDNLIDGPNKGEWQKWDAFNIAVEQTFLDNRLGFELVYDYQDYRDGSYRTIGNPTITVDIRANLMNYPWTYPELGVVKNPNVNRAMVGGSGRGGGNAFFSTRDDIRFTGFGEFRFKDVLGNSLLSTILGTHRLTGLYSRDTVQQENRTWTLWKVEQKWSDVLGNGTVNGGSGIGGLVNGDVVPDVVTYISGDLSPRSSAAGLNLPRLATVQEPTAGGYVIPYFDSHWNATNVNPADPWTNPARQFWPGGNQVGFQSDNPANYVGWVQDKFNLLNWRSGDDINQLYTDVSKVRKVTDSQAFTWQGFLFEDTVVGTFGWRRDEQDLESGDSSASDVGGSGYAHTDPAFEKGPDRSAGESKSWGVVVHTPKRFRTLLPGNSYLSFSYSDGTNMRVENRYGFSGNALPNARGKTKDFGVALSTLNERLVLKATWYKTTVKDANLSTVTTETTTLGNNTYYLRNLEAWGTTSALIDLAGRQGGAPGWEWYWNWALIDNGWDGIYNDPNGDAFRDSPSTAKQTAAINSWLSQMPDQSWFDAYGFPIDVAAAKAGNWQNAIRGWTPSAGVGGVQPSGGGRINGVYPTGTADNESKGVEFELIGQVTKGLNISINASKQNASQTALGQDLVTFIEATHAKYESPAGDLRLWWGGDATLREYFNNNIWSAYLFQLETNGRMVAEMSPWRFNSTANYSFDKDSRFRGVNVGLSYRWQDKRILGYRLNADKSNLDINSPIWSETEDYIDMWVGYERKLTPKIGWRVQLNLRNVGDDARLLPLSVQPDGSPAMFKIQEGMTWSLTNTFTF; encoded by the coding sequence ATGAACAAACCTAGGTTCACTCGATACGTGCTCGCGTCCGCTCTGACGCTGGCACTTTCGTCGGCCCGCATCGTGGCGCAGACAGCCACGCCGTCGGATCCGACCGTCAATTCCGAGGACGATCAGCCCATCGTGCTGTCTCCGTTCGTTGTCGACGCTTCGGAAGACCGGGGCAGCTATCAGGCCACCTCCACGCTGGCTGGCTCGCGCGTGAAGACCGACCTGAAGGACGTCGCCTCGTCCATCAGCGTCATCACGGCCGACTTCCTCAAGGACACCGGCGCGCGGAACTCGCAGGACCTGCTCGTTTACACGACGAACACGGAAGTCGGCGGCGTCTACGGCAACTACGGCGGCGTGGGCAACACGTTCATCGATGGTGCGAACGAGAACGCCAACCTCGTGCGGCCGAGCAACAACAACCGCGTGCGCGGCCTGGACTCGGCGGACAATACCCGCGACTTTTTCCAGACCGACATTCCGTGGGACTCCTACAACGTCGGCCGCGTCGACCTGCAGCGCGGGCCGAATTCGATCCTGTTCGGTATCGGCAGCCCGGCGGGCATCATCAACAGCAGCCTCAACCTGGCCACGTTCGGCAAGAACGGCGGCAGCGTGGAGAATCGCATCAGCAGCTTCGGCTCCGTCCGCAATTCGATCGACTACAACTATGTCGTGTTGAAGGACGAACTGGCGCTCCGACTCGCGTTGCTCGACGATCACACAAAGTATCGTCAGCGGCCCGCGTTCAATCGCGATCAGCGCGCCTATCTCTCGGGTCGGTGGGCGCCGAAGTTCCTCAACACCGGCAGCTCCCGCACGAGCGTGCGCTTCAACTACGAGAATGGCGACATCAAGGCGAACCGCCCGCGCGCGCTGCCGCCGTGGGACAGCATCACGCCGTATTTCGATTCCACGGCGATCAACAAGAAGGTCTATGATCCCTACTACGCCTGGGAGTCGCAGGCGATCGGTTATCCCTCCTCCGAGCCGCAAAACGCGATGGAGCCGAAGAATTACTGGGTGGTGCAGTATATGGTGCCCGGCACCCAAGCCACGGCGAATCCCATGTTCTTCTACGACATGGCCAACTCGACCACCCATGCTTATGTGACGCAGGCGGGGCCAACCACCTACTACGGGTTGAGCAGCAATGGCGACCGCGACGCCGGGATCGACGGCTTCCCCTACGGCAGCAACATCGGCATCGCGAGCTTCAACGAGGCGGCCTACAACAGCTGGCGTACGCTCGGTCAGGCCGCGACGCCGTATCCAGCTGCGGACAAGGGCTTCTACAAGCGGAAGTCCCTCGTCGATGAATCGATTTTCAACTTCTACGACAACCTGATCGACGGCCCGAACAAGGGCGAGTGGCAGAAGTGGGACGCGTTCAACATCGCGGTCGAGCAGACGTTCCTGGACAACCGGCTCGGCTTCGAACTCGTCTACGACTATCAGGACTACCGCGACGGTTCCTATCGGACCATCGGCAACCCGACCATCACGGTGGACATTCGGGCGAACCTGATGAACTACCCGTGGACGTATCCGGAACTCGGCGTCGTCAAGAATCCGAACGTGAATCGCGCGATGGTTGGCGGCAGCGGCCGCGGCGGTGGCAATGCGTTCTTCAGCACGCGCGACGACATCCGGTTCACCGGCTTCGGCGAATTCCGCTTCAAGGATGTGCTCGGCAATTCGCTGCTGAGCACGATTCTCGGCACGCATCGGCTGACCGGGCTCTATTCCCGCGACACGGTCCAGCAGGAAAACCGCACCTGGACGCTCTGGAAGGTGGAGCAGAAATGGTCCGACGTGCTCGGCAACGGCACGGTCAACGGCGGCTCCGGCATCGGCGGATTGGTCAACGGTGACGTGGTGCCGGACGTGGTTACCTACATCAGCGGCGACCTGAGCCCGCGCTCCAGCGCGGCCGGCTTGAATCTGCCGCGGCTTGCGACGGTGCAGGAACCGACGGCGGGCGGCTATGTGATCCCGTATTTCGACTCGCACTGGAACGCGACCAACGTGAACCCGGCGGATCCGTGGACCAATCCGGCGCGGCAGTTCTGGCCGGGCGGCAACCAGGTCGGTTTCCAATCCGACAATCCCGCCAACTACGTCGGCTGGGTGCAGGACAAGTTCAACCTCCTCAACTGGCGGAGCGGAGACGACATCAATCAGCTCTACACGGACGTCAGCAAGGTCCGGAAGGTGACGGATTCCCAAGCCTTCACCTGGCAGGGCTTCCTGTTCGAAGACACGGTGGTGGGCACGTTCGGCTGGCGCCGCGACGAGCAGGACCTCGAGTCGGGTGACTCGTCGGCCAGCGATGTCGGCGGGTCCGGTTATGCGCACACGGATCCGGCGTTCGAAAAAGGGCCTGATCGCAGTGCGGGCGAAAGCAAGAGCTGGGGTGTGGTGGTTCACACGCCGAAGCGCTTCCGGACGCTGCTGCCGGGCAACTCTTACCTGAGCTTCAGCTACAGCGACGGCACGAACATGCGCGTGGAGAATCGCTATGGGTTCAGCGGCAACGCGCTCCCGAATGCCCGCGGCAAGACCAAGGATTTCGGTGTGGCGCTCAGCACGCTCAACGAGCGGCTCGTCCTGAAAGCCACCTGGTACAAGACGACGGTCAAGGACGCCAACCTGTCCACCGTCACGACCGAGACCACGACGCTCGGCAACAACACGTACTACCTCCGCAATCTCGAAGCGTGGGGCACGACCTCCGCGCTGATCGATCTGGCGGGCCGTCAAGGCGGCGCCCCGGGCTGGGAGTGGTATTGGAACTGGGCCCTGATCGACAACGGCTGGGACGGCATCTACAACGATCCGAACGGCGACGCGTTCCGCGACTCACCGTCGACGGCGAAGCAGACCGCGGCGATCAACTCGTGGTTGTCGCAGATGCCCGACCAATCGTGGTTCGATGCCTATGGTTTCCCGATCGACGTCGCGGCCGCCAAGGCCGGCAACTGGCAGAACGCGATCCGCGGTTGGACCCCGAGCGCCGGGGTCGGCGGCGTCCAGCCCTCGGGCGGCGGCCGCATCAACGGCGTGTATCCGACCGGCACCGCTGACAACGAATCGAAGGGCGTAGAGTTCGAGCTGATCGGCCAGGTCACCAAGGGCCTGAACATCTCGATCAACGCTTCCAAGCAGAACGCGTCGCAGACGGCGCTGGGCCAGGATCTCGTGACGTTCATTGAAGCGACCCACGCGAAGTATGAGTCACCGGCCGGCGATCTTCGCCTCTGGTGGGGTGGTGACGCGACCCTCCGCGAATACTTCAACAACAACATCTGGTCGGCCTACCTCTTCCAATTGGAGACGAATGGCCGGATGGTCGCCGAAATGTCCCCGTGGCGCTTCAACAGCACGGCGAACTACTCGTTCGACAAGGACAGCCGTTTCCGCGGCGTGAACGTTGGCCTCAGCTATCGCTGGCAGGACAAGCGCATCCTCGGTTACCGGCTGAATGCCGACAAGTCGAACCTCGACATCAACTCCCCGATCTGGAGTGAGACCGAGGACTACATCGACATGTGGGTCGGCTATGAGCGGAAGCTGACGCCGAAGATCGGTTGGCGCGTGCAGCTCAACCTGCGCAACGTCGGCGACGATGCCCGCCTGCTGCCGCTCAGTGTGCAGCCGGACGGTTCTCCGGCGATGTTCAAGATCCAGGAAGGCATGACCTGGTCGCTCACGAACACGTTCACGTTCTAA
- the yicI gene encoding alpha-xylosidase gives MKFTDGQWLLRPGVTAHYAAEAHTIAVEPDRLVISAPVRPIQHRGDTLQGPLLTVTVSSPLPDVARVRIEHFTGAAERGPNLPLVTNDSAPVAIQDSAEAVTLQSGALTVRVKKPGWELAFEADGRVLTRNGWRATGYVQLERDRTHVHEQLSLGVGECVYGLGERFTAFVKNGQVVECTNKDGGTASEQAYKNVPFYLTNRGYGVLVNETGPVSFEVASEKVARVQFSIPGESLEYFVIYGPTPKDILRKLTALTGRPALPPPWSFGLWLSTSFTTNYDEATVTSFIDGMKQRDLPLHVFHFDCFWMREFDWCNFEWDPRVFPDPRGMLQRLHARGLKLCVWINSYIGQRSRLFAEGREKGYFIKRTDGSVWQTDLWQPGMAIVDFTNPAARAWFAGHIERLLDMGVDAIKTDFGERIPTEGVVYHDGSDPVKMHNFYPVIYNETVFRAIEAKRGRGEAVLFARAAYASGQRFPVHWGGDCWSTMESMAESLRGGLSLGMCGFGFWSHDIGGFEGTAPAYIYKRWAAFGLLSSHSRLHGSSSYRVPWAYDDEACDVVRFFTKLKCRLMPCLWSAALTAHREGVPMMRAMLLEFPGDPACDTLDRQYMLGDALLVAPVFTEDGTVDYYLPEGKWTHLLTGETQEGGGWRRGRHGFLSLPLFVRPGTVLALGATDDRPDYDYAADTTFRVYELAEGAKSTAVICGADGTEQARVQVQRSGQRIRAKLTGEVRGAWNLQLAGVKTVRPGKGAAASADPLGVIIRVEPGINEVECECG, from the coding sequence ATGAAATTCACTGATGGCCAATGGCTGCTCCGTCCGGGGGTAACCGCCCACTACGCCGCCGAGGCGCACACCATCGCGGTCGAGCCTGACCGGCTCGTGATCAGCGCGCCGGTGCGTCCGATTCAGCATCGCGGCGACACGCTGCAGGGGCCGCTGCTCACGGTCACGGTCAGCTCGCCACTGCCGGATGTCGCGCGAGTGCGGATCGAACATTTCACGGGTGCGGCCGAACGCGGGCCCAACCTTCCACTGGTGACGAATGACTCGGCCCCGGTAGCCATCCAAGATTCCGCGGAGGCGGTCACTTTGCAATCCGGCGCGCTGACGGTGCGCGTGAAGAAGCCGGGCTGGGAACTCGCGTTCGAGGCTGATGGCCGCGTGCTGACGCGCAACGGCTGGCGCGCGACGGGCTATGTGCAGCTGGAGCGGGATCGGACCCACGTGCACGAGCAGCTCTCACTCGGCGTCGGCGAATGTGTCTACGGGCTCGGTGAGCGGTTCACGGCCTTCGTGAAAAACGGACAGGTGGTGGAGTGCACGAACAAGGACGGCGGCACCGCGAGCGAGCAGGCCTACAAGAATGTGCCGTTCTATCTCACGAACCGCGGTTACGGCGTGCTGGTCAACGAGACCGGGCCGGTGTCGTTCGAGGTCGCCTCGGAGAAAGTGGCGCGCGTGCAGTTCTCCATTCCCGGCGAGAGCCTGGAGTATTTCGTCATCTACGGACCGACGCCCAAGGACATCCTGCGCAAGCTCACCGCGCTGACCGGCCGGCCGGCGCTGCCGCCACCGTGGTCATTTGGCCTGTGGCTCTCGACCTCGTTCACCACAAATTACGACGAGGCGACGGTGACGAGCTTCATCGACGGCATGAAGCAGCGGGACCTGCCGCTGCATGTTTTCCATTTCGACTGTTTCTGGATGCGCGAGTTCGACTGGTGCAATTTCGAGTGGGATCCGCGCGTGTTTCCCGATCCGCGAGGAATGCTGCAGCGGTTGCACGCCCGCGGGCTGAAGCTGTGCGTGTGGATCAATTCGTATATCGGCCAGCGTTCGCGGCTGTTCGCGGAGGGGCGCGAGAAAGGCTACTTCATCAAGCGCACCGACGGCAGCGTGTGGCAGACAGACCTGTGGCAGCCCGGCATGGCGATCGTGGATTTCACGAACCCGGCGGCGCGCGCGTGGTTCGCGGGACACATCGAGCGGCTGCTGGACATGGGCGTCGATGCGATCAAGACGGACTTCGGCGAACGCATTCCGACCGAAGGCGTGGTTTACCACGACGGCTCCGATCCGGTGAAGATGCACAACTTCTATCCGGTGATTTACAACGAGACGGTGTTTCGCGCGATCGAGGCGAAACGCGGTCGCGGCGAAGCGGTGCTGTTCGCGCGCGCGGCGTATGCCTCGGGCCAGCGGTTCCCTGTGCACTGGGGCGGCGATTGCTGGTCGACGATGGAGTCGATGGCGGAATCGCTTCGCGGCGGACTGTCGCTCGGGATGTGCGGCTTCGGATTCTGGAGTCACGACATCGGCGGATTCGAGGGCACAGCCCCGGCCTACATCTACAAGCGCTGGGCGGCGTTCGGGCTGCTGTCATCACACAGCCGGTTGCACGGCAGTTCGAGCTATCGGGTGCCATGGGCTTACGATGACGAGGCGTGCGACGTCGTGCGCTTCTTCACGAAGCTGAAGTGCCGGCTGATGCCTTGTCTCTGGTCGGCCGCGCTGACGGCGCATCGCGAAGGTGTGCCGATGATGCGCGCGATGCTGCTCGAGTTCCCGGGCGATCCGGCGTGCGACACGCTGGATCGGCAATACATGCTCGGCGACGCGCTGCTCGTGGCGCCGGTCTTCACGGAAGACGGCACGGTGGACTACTACTTGCCGGAAGGGAAGTGGACGCATCTGCTGACGGGCGAAACACAAGAGGGCGGGGGATGGCGTCGCGGACGGCATGGCTTCCTGAGTCTGCCGCTGTTCGTGCGGCCGGGCACCGTGCTCGCGCTGGGCGCGACCGACGATCGGCCGGACTACGATTATGCGGCGGACACCACCTTCCGCGTCTATGAGTTGGCGGAGGGAGCGAAGTCGACCGCGGTGATCTGCGGCGCCGACGGAACCGAGCAGGCGCGCGTGCAGGTGCAGCGCTCGGGTCAGCGGATTCGCGCGAAGCTCACCGGCGAGGTCCGTGGCGCGTGGAATCTGCAGCTCGCCGGGGTGAAGACCGTGCGCCCGGGCAAGGGTGCGGCGGCTTCCGCCGATCCGTTGGGTGTGATCATCCGCGTCGAACCCGGCATCAACGAAGTGGAGTGCGAGTGCGGCTGA
- a CDS encoding discoidin domain-containing protein translates to MLTASPFTTERMNLAGEWRFALAAPDPSFPQQPLPQVAFADAIALPGTTETNNKGPENSARELGGLTRVRRFEGAAWYEREIEVPASWSGRQIELLLERTKYTQLWLDGEAVGEQRLFTAPQVYDLTHRLQPGRHRLTLMVDNRVERIPFTPNVHQFNSDNTQTNWNGVLGRIELIARPAVWLADVQVWPELASRSLRVRFTTQALAGVVAERSRVMVRATSFNHDGAPHQPAPVELEWSDAATRDHELTLPLGPAAKLWDEFEPALYRMTVTLKTAAGRDEREIETGLREFKGAGAHFTINGRPTFLRGRHEGGTFPLTGHPPMDVEGWIRYLRICRDYGLNHIRCHTWTPPEAAFAAADRLGIYLQAELPFWGTFDERVRDFLQPEADATLRAYGNHPSFVMLTLANEAGGDRGLMNAMVAQLRAQDSRRLYSDGCNNVLWDPRHQPTNEFWVTAKTRTPASGERQLPARGSFYFGDGYDGVVQWGEAQTRQDLSEAVTGLPVPVVGHEIGQYTVYPDFREIAKYTGVTQARNLEHFRDVLARRGRLEQANDFFRASGALTAELYREEIELALRTADFGGLQLLDLQDYPGQGTALVGMLDAFMDSKGLVTPERWREFCGPVVPLARFDRYAWTTNESYAADIQLAHYGRDDLRGVVTTWRLVDEAGKERARGEWRADVVTQGGLRSLGRVAVALKDCATPRRYDFVVEVTANPTLPSGERLRFANRWPLWVYPPQTELAPAAHVHVVRAFDAKAKRLLASGERVVLMPDAANRGYTLRGAYATDFWCWPMFNGTPGTMGLLINAAHPALAQFPTATHSERQWSRIAHGSAAVVLASVPEHFRPIVQVIDNLERNELLGLVFEARVETGSLLVVASDLLALSAAPEARQLWSSLLAYAGSPAFAPQQALSVAELDLCLRPSLALGRQATASSSFTPPWGFVPKPESAIDGDINTRWQAEPTDARPVLTIDLGRTCVLDTVELLWQHDEPGYRYLVEASSDGAHWQGLSDQRENAFAGGRHTLPVAPAAGARQVRVTITGWPAGRAAALRDVRVLGTPAAESAGTP, encoded by the coding sequence ATGTTGACTGCCTCTCCTTTCACGACTGAACGAATGAACCTCGCGGGCGAATGGCGCTTCGCGCTCGCGGCGCCAGACCCCTCATTTCCGCAGCAGCCGCTCCCGCAAGTAGCGTTCGCCGACGCCATTGCCCTGCCCGGAACGACCGAGACGAATAACAAAGGTCCGGAGAATTCAGCGCGCGAGCTCGGTGGGTTGACCCGCGTGCGGCGGTTCGAGGGCGCTGCGTGGTATGAACGCGAGATCGAGGTGCCCGCATCGTGGTCCGGCCGGCAAATCGAGCTGCTGCTCGAGCGGACGAAATACACGCAGCTGTGGCTCGATGGCGAAGCGGTTGGTGAGCAGCGGCTGTTCACCGCACCGCAGGTTTACGATCTCACCCACCGGCTGCAGCCGGGCCGGCATCGACTCACGCTGATGGTCGACAATCGCGTCGAGCGAATCCCGTTCACGCCGAATGTGCACCAGTTCAACAGCGACAACACGCAGACGAACTGGAACGGCGTGCTCGGCCGGATCGAGTTGATCGCGCGGCCGGCCGTTTGGCTCGCCGACGTGCAGGTGTGGCCCGAACTCGCCTCGCGCAGCCTGCGGGTTCGGTTCACTACGCAAGCACTGGCGGGGGTGGTTGCAGAGCGGTCGCGCGTGATGGTCCGCGCCACGAGCTTCAATCACGACGGCGCGCCGCACCAACCTGCGCCGGTCGAGCTGGAATGGTCAGACGCGGCGACGAGAGACCATGAACTGACGTTGCCACTCGGTCCCGCGGCGAAACTCTGGGACGAGTTTGAGCCGGCGCTCTATCGCATGACGGTCACACTCAAAACGGCCGCCGGCCGCGATGAGCGTGAGATCGAAACGGGGCTGCGCGAGTTCAAGGGCGCTGGGGCGCACTTCACGATCAACGGGCGGCCGACCTTCCTGCGCGGCCGGCACGAGGGCGGCACGTTCCCGCTGACCGGACATCCGCCGATGGATGTGGAGGGGTGGATCCGCTACCTGCGAATTTGCCGCGACTACGGACTGAATCACATTCGCTGTCACACGTGGACGCCGCCCGAGGCGGCGTTCGCGGCGGCGGACCGACTGGGAATTTACCTACAGGCCGAGCTGCCGTTCTGGGGGACGTTCGATGAGCGCGTGAGAGATTTCCTGCAGCCCGAGGCGGACGCGACGCTGCGCGCCTACGGCAATCATCCATCGTTCGTGATGCTGACTCTGGCGAACGAGGCCGGCGGCGATCGCGGGCTGATGAACGCGATGGTCGCACAGCTACGCGCGCAGGATTCGCGGCGGCTCTACTCGGACGGTTGCAACAACGTGCTCTGGGATCCGCGGCATCAACCGACGAACGAATTTTGGGTGACCGCCAAGACCCGCACTCCGGCAAGTGGTGAGCGCCAACTCCCCGCGCGCGGCAGCTTCTATTTTGGCGATGGCTACGACGGGGTGGTTCAGTGGGGCGAGGCGCAGACCCGCCAGGATCTCTCGGAGGCCGTGACCGGTCTGCCGGTGCCGGTGGTCGGGCACGAGATTGGCCAATACACGGTTTATCCCGATTTCCGTGAGATCGCGAAATACACCGGGGTGACGCAGGCGCGAAACCTCGAGCATTTCCGGGACGTGCTCGCGCGGCGCGGACGCTTGGAGCAGGCGAACGACTTCTTTCGTGCGTCGGGTGCCCTCACGGCGGAGTTGTATCGGGAGGAGATCGAACTCGCGTTGCGCACGGCCGACTTTGGCGGATTACAATTGCTCGATCTGCAGGACTACCCCGGTCAGGGCACCGCGTTGGTGGGCATGCTGGACGCGTTCATGGACAGCAAGGGCTTGGTGACGCCTGAACGCTGGCGGGAGTTTTGCGGGCCGGTGGTGCCGCTGGCGCGGTTTGATCGTTACGCGTGGACGACCAACGAGAGCTACGCCGCCGACATCCAACTAGCGCACTATGGCCGGGACGACCTTCGAGGCGTGGTGACGACATGGCGGCTGGTTGACGAAGCGGGGAAAGAGCGGGCGCGTGGAGAATGGCGGGCTGACGTCGTCACGCAGGGCGGGCTCCGGTCGCTGGGACGTGTCGCTGTGGCGTTGAAGGACTGTGCGACGCCGAGGCGTTATGATTTCGTGGTCGAGGTCACCGCCAATCCGACTTTGCCAAGCGGCGAGCGGTTGAGATTCGCGAACCGCTGGCCGCTCTGGGTCTACCCGCCGCAGACCGAACTTGCGCCCGCGGCCCACGTTCACGTCGTGCGAGCGTTTGACGCGAAGGCGAAGAGGCTTTTGGCGTCAGGGGAGCGCGTCGTGCTGATGCCGGACGCGGCGAACCGCGGTTACACGCTGCGCGGCGCGTATGCGACGGATTTCTGGTGCTGGCCGATGTTCAATGGCACGCCGGGGACGATGGGACTCTTGATCAACGCGGCACATCCGGCCCTGGCGCAGTTCCCGACGGCAACGCACAGCGAGCGGCAATGGTCGCGGATCGCGCACGGCTCCGCTGCGGTCGTGCTCGCTTCGGTGCCGGAGCATTTCCGGCCGATCGTGCAGGTGATCGACAACCTGGAGCGCAATGAACTCCTCGGGCTCGTCTTCGAAGCTAGGGTGGAGACGGGCTCATTACTCGTCGTGGCCAGCGATCTTCTCGCGCTGTCGGCGGCCCCCGAAGCGCGACAGCTGTGGTCCAGTCTGCTGGCCTATGCCGGCTCGCCGGCGTTCGCCCCGCAGCAGGCCTTGAGCGTTGCGGAACTCGACCTCTGCCTGAGACCTTCGCTCGCGTTGGGGCGCCAGGCGACCGCCTCGAGCTCGTTCACGCCGCCGTGGGGCTTCGTGCCGAAGCCGGAGAGTGCGATCGACGGCGACATCAATACCCGCTGGCAGGCCGAGCCGACGGACGCCAGGCCGGTCCTTACGATCGATCTTGGGCGCACCTGTGTCCTGGATACAGTCGAGCTCCTCTGGCAGCACGACGAGCCGGGTTATCGCTACCTCGTCGAGGCTTCGTCCGACGGTGCGCATTGGCAGGGATTGAGCGATCAACGGGAAAACGCCTTCGCGGGAGGACGGCACACCCTGCCGGTCGCTCCTGCGGCGGGCGCGCGGCAGGTGCGCGTAACGATCACAGGCTGGCCCGCGGGGCGCGCGGCGGCGTTGCGCGACGTGCGCGTGCTGGGCACGCCAGCGGCCGAATCGGCGGGCACGCCCTAA